GCCGTCGCCTGGTCCGGGAAGGGCACCGCGACGAGCTTCACACTGGTCGGGTCGCCGCCGGACTTCGCCACCGACTCCTTGAGCAGGACCTCCCAAGAACCCTGCAGCGAGTTCACCGCGACGGTCTTTCCCTCGAGTTGCTCGAAGGACTTGATCGTCGAGTTCTTCCCGACCATGACCGCGGTGGGCGACTGGCCGTCCTTCTTGTAATCCTCCTCAAGCCCGCTCGTGATGACGAGCGCCAGCTTGCTGCTCACCGCGTTGAGGACGGCGGTGTACGCGCCCGCCCCTGCGGTGATCTGCCCGTTGAGTATCTGCGCGACCTGCCCTGCGGCGTTCGGGGCGGCGGTGCCGTACTTCATCGTGATGCCGTGCTTGCGGAAGATACCGCGCTCGTCGGTGACCTTCAGACAGGCCGTCGACGACGCCGGCTGGAAGGCGAACGTGACCGTCGAGGCAGAGCTGCCCGCCGCCACCGTGCTGCCCCCGTCGCCGCTTCCGCAGGCCGATGCGGCCAGGCCGATGGCGATCAGCAGAACCGAGCCTGATCTGAACCTAGTTGACGTCTTCATTGACATCCGTACTCTCCGTTCACGCAAACCGATCCGAGCCGCGCGGCGCGCAGGCCTTGACCAGCATCGATACAGCGAGACCAGGTAGGGCTGAGATATGTTATAACACCTTGTCTCGACGGCATAGGCCTTGGACGAGGGTCCCCAATTCGACCGGATACCGCATAGCGCACACCCCGGTCGTCGCCGAGACGATGTACCCGCCTCGGCGAGTCGGAGGTTTCATGGTGAGGTCAGAGGAGTCTGTCGGGGGTGATGGGTTTCCTCGACGACGTCGCCTTCGCCGCCACCTACGACACCGTGGGTGTCGACCGCATGCTGTTCGCCGTCGACTACCCCTTCCTGGACCACCGAGACCCGGAAGTTCCTCGATCGACTGCCAGTCAGCGACACCGACCGGGAGAAGATCGCGCACGGCAACGCCGAACGGATCCTCAAGCTCGGCGTTTGACGGAGGGATACCGCCGTGGACACTCGCTCGCCGCTGATCTCGCAGGCGATGTCCCGCCCGTTCCGGAACCGGTCCGTGCTGGGGCGGGCCGGTGTGAGTACATCCGCCGGTGGCAGCGCTTCGCATCACAGGGCAAGCCCCCTGCCCGCCGTCGTCATGGTTCCGGCGGGCAGGGGGTTGCCCGTGTCAGGCTCCTCGGACGCGGTCCAGGATGCTCCAGGGCTCGGCGGGGGCCTCGTCGGCGGCCCAGGCGATGTGCTGGTCGGGCCTGACCAGAAGGATTCCGCTGCCGAAGCGGTCGTGCAGGTCGGGCCGGTGCAGATCGACGACGGTCAGCGGAACAGCCCGGCGGGTGGCCGCCGTACGGAAGCCGTCGGCGGCCTCGGTCGCGGCCGCGCTTCGGCCGTCGACCAGAACCAGACTCATCCCCGCGCCCAGTTCGTCGTAGAGCGAACCGTTCTCGCCAAGCCGGACATGCGGCAGCCGGTAGCCGGGGCGCCCCCGACCCTGCGTCGCCCCCGGCACGACGATGGGCGAGTCGTCGTAGCCGGTGTCCAGAACGAGGTCCAGGGCATGGAACTCGGCGTGTTTGGTCTCCTGGATCCGTTCGCCGGCCGCCTCCCGCGCCCGGTCTCCCGCCCAGCCCTCCGCCTGCAGCTCGGGCGAGCCGAGGTCTACGGGGAGGGCCTTCATGTTCGCCGTCGCCTCCGCGATCACCAGGTCCTGCAGCGGCCGGCGTTCGCTCCCGTAACTGGCCAGGAGGTGCGGGCCGCCCCAGCCGTCGAGGACCGCGGCCAACTTCCAGCCCAGGTCCACGGCGTCACCGATGCCTGTGTTCAGGCCGTGCCCGCCGAAGGGCGGATTGAGGTGCGCCGCGTCACCGACGAGGAAGACCCGGCCGTCGCCGACCCGGTCGGCCAGTTGCATCCGGGCCGTCCACGGGTCGGTGGAGAGGATCTCCACGTCCATGTCCGTTCCGGTGGCGGCCCGGATCCACTCCCGCCCGTGTGCCAGACCGCTCTCCCGGTCCATGGCGAAGGCCACGCACCACCACGTGTCGTCCTGGTCCAGCGGGCCCAGGATGCCGGGCGCGTCCGGGTTGACGGTCCAGTACTGGATCGCGGGGCCGTGCGCGACGTTCTCCAGGAGCCCGGGCGCCCGGAAGACCATGCCGAAGTTGGGGCGCAGAGCGGTCTCCCCCACATAGCACGCCCCAATGGCCTCCCGGACCGCGCTGCGTGAGCCGTCGGCTCCCACCACGTACTCGGCGGTGATGACGGCGCGCCGCCCCTCGCCGTCGGTCACGGCCACCTGGACCTCGTCGGGTTTCTGGGTGAGGCCCTCGACCGACCAGCCGGTCACCAGCGTGCACGGGTCGATGCCGTCCACCGCCTCACGCAGCAGTTCCTCCAGCACGAACTGCGGTACCTGTTGGCCCCGTTCGGTATAACGGTCGCCGCCGTCAGCCAGGCCCAGCACGCCGGTGAACCGGGACAGTTCGTACCCGGCGAGCGAGGTGCAGAAGACGATGCTCTTGGACCAGTCGACGGGCAACGGTGCCCGCTCGCGCAAGGGGTCGGCGAGACCCCAACGGCGCAGATGCTCCATGGTGCGGATGTTGACCGTCTTGCAGCGGGGCCGGGCGTGCGAGACGCTTTCGCGTGGCTCGATCACCACGCAGCGGATGCCCCGTCGGCCAAGTTCGACGGCCGTGGCGAGACCCACCGGGCCGCCTCCGGCCACCAGGACCTGCGTCGCCGTCGGCAATTCGCTCATATGGGCCTCCCGCAGAGGTTGGGAACTGGCGCCGCGAGGACGGCAGCTTCGAGCTGTTCATCGAGCACGGTTCCTACCTGCCCCCTCATCAATGTGGCTTCACCGCCGGACTCGCCGACACGGGCCAGGACTTGGCCGGCGCGACCCCACCGGGCGACGACCGGATCGAACCGAGGATCAAGAAACCGGATGTCGGGCAATGGACAACGCTATCCATTCATGACGCGCCGGTCAATAAATTGACACTAACGACAAGCGCCTCAGTGTGGTCCGGCCCCCCGGCCGGTCCACGGCAGCCTGTCCAGTCGCCCGGCAGCCGGCTTCGGCTGCCGCGGAAGGTCGTTTCGTCGTACTCGATGTGCGGGGCGGGCCAGAGAACGGCTCGGCCCCGAACACCTCCACCCAGCGATCCACTGCCGCCGGGATGTCGTCGACGATGTAGTTGAGGTGGTGAATGCCCCTTCTGTGGACGGGTCCGCTGTTCACGGTCTCCCTATACGGCTGTCGGGGAAGCGCCGTGCGCTACGCCTCAGGCTCCAGGCGCTGCCCGGTCTCCACCTCGGTCACGGAGATCGCGTTCATCGGGCACAGGAGTACGGCCTCCAGGAGGTTCTCCCGCGTCTC
This genomic interval from Streptomyces sp. B21-083 contains the following:
- a CDS encoding ABC transporter substrate-binding protein, which translates into the protein MSMKTSTRFRSGSVLLIAIGLAASACGSGDGGSTVAAGSSASTVTFAFQPASSTACLKVTDERGIFRKHGITMKYGTAAPNAAGQVAQILNGQITAGAGAYTAVLNAVSSKLALVITSGLEEDYKKDGQSPTAVMVGKNSTIKSFEQLEGKTVAVNSLQGSWEVLLKESVAKSGGDPTSVKLVAVPFPDQATALKSGRVDAVYTLQPFVAQLMGEGFKDIGDPFAVTFEKPDAVQSVTFMAKKFVDANPIVAKNFVAALQEGDKWCNAHPDDMKKAIARITKVSQQVVDETPLPVYDAGIDPAETKTWGELLVKYGILKKAPAADAVQWSGVPAK
- a CDS encoding FAD-dependent monooxygenase, whose amino-acid sequence is MSELPTATQVLVAGGGPVGLATAVELGRRGIRCVVIEPRESVSHARPRCKTVNIRTMEHLRRWGLADPLRERAPLPVDWSKSIVFCTSLAGYELSRFTGVLGLADGGDRYTERGQQVPQFVLEELLREAVDGIDPCTLVTGWSVEGLTQKPDEVQVAVTDGEGRRAVITAEYVVGADGSRSAVREAIGACYVGETALRPNFGMVFRAPGLLENVAHGPAIQYWTVNPDAPGILGPLDQDDTWWCVAFAMDRESGLAHGREWIRAATGTDMDVEILSTDPWTARMQLADRVGDGRVFLVGDAAHLNPPFGGHGLNTGIGDAVDLGWKLAAVLDGWGGPHLLASYGSERRPLQDLVIAEATANMKALPVDLGSPELQAEGWAGDRAREAAGERIQETKHAEFHALDLVLDTGYDDSPIVVPGATQGRGRPGYRLPHVRLGENGSLYDELGAGMSLVLVDGRSAAATEAADGFRTAATRRAVPLTVVDLHRPDLHDRFGSGILLVRPDQHIAWAADEAPAEPWSILDRVRGA